The Patescibacteria group bacterium genome window below encodes:
- a CDS encoding DUF805 domain-containing protein has product MNYYLEAFTKKYFVFSGRASRAEFWSFFLWHILALIILSVIDGFYLANLINLYSFSIASLYGLLSLAPFLAIAVRRFHDINKSGAFFFTLFASGIVLPVAIFYLLLGDTLGLDIGVALSLLLIGFLALVVFDIIIIVFLAKKGNPNDNQYGPVPGMQTYSKPPTPPAPNSSIPTPTPSTPTPTPPPSAPPAPDAPTPPAPPKPPANPSSDK; this is encoded by the coding sequence ATGAATTATTATCTTGAGGCTTTTACTAAAAAGTATTTTGTTTTTTCCGGACGAGCCAGCAGAGCTGAGTTTTGGAGTTTTTTCTTATGGCATATTCTAGCCTTAATTATTCTTAGTGTTATAGACGGCTTTTACCTTGCTAATTTAATTAACCTATATTCCTTTTCCATAGCTTCTTTATATGGATTACTTTCCCTTGCTCCTTTTTTAGCTATCGCTGTTCGCAGATTCCATGATATTAATAAAAGCGGAGCTTTTTTCTTTACACTATTTGCTTCAGGTATTGTATTGCCAGTGGCTATTTTTTATTTATTACTTGGTGATACTCTTGGTTTAGATATTGGTGTTGCTTTGTCGCTTTTACTTATAGGTTTTCTTGCTTTAGTAGTCTTTGATATAATAATAATTGTATTTTTAGCAAAAAAAGGAAATCCTAATGATAATCAATATGGTCCTGTCCCAGGTATGCAAACATACTCTAAGCCCCCTACACCACCAGCTCCAAACTCTTCTATTCCTACACCAACACCTTCAACTCCAACTCCAACTCCTCCTCCCTCAGCTCCTCCAGCTCCAGATGCACCTACGCCACCGGCACCACCTAAGCCTCCAGCTAACCCCTCTTCTGATAAGTAA
- a CDS encoding VanW family protein, translating into MSKNLLFKKLPNWLIIGGAIFSILIFLSLLGYGIFEFLYNGKVYPGVRVAGLNLSGLSEVEATKVLEEKALMVEKGLVVEYSDTSLLISGEISSLDPDLDARLFDLNTKETAMRAYAIGREKSFSSNLAEKVDSFLRGREMIFIVSTNRIRILKELEESFSPYEEVPVNAGIVFNEDEEINITEEVNGLAFAYDEIITEIVNRLENAQTDNLLLQPQVIYPEIRKDQIGDISLLVEELLAKEAVTLKHENLTWKIEKSLTKNWLEPGMVNGQIVPVYGQTKIIDFLEKEVAPKIDKEPVEAKLNIDNGKVSIWQAGRDGAMLNREVTADNLAATAFDHQEVVEATVEAVANTVTSQSAEELGLREIIGTGSSSFAGSPANRRHNIKIGADALNGILLKPGEEFSLLKALGEISGRTGYKTELVIKGNRTIPEYGGGLCQIGTTIFRSTFNTGLPVTQRRNHSYRVSYYEPAGTDATIYNPAPDYRFVNDTQNHVLIQARFEGDTLHFDLWGTKDGRKVEVTDPVIYNIVQPKATKIIETFDLPEGQRECTERAHAGADAYFDTTVTYADGTVRQKRFTSHYVPWQAVCLVGAKRQTEEPKEEVINNEPEQPEEQNENPI; encoded by the coding sequence ATGAGTAAAAATCTTTTATTTAAAAAATTACCAAATTGGCTAATCATCGGAGGAGCGATTTTTTCTATCCTGATTTTTTTAAGTTTACTTGGTTACGGTATTTTTGAATTTCTTTATAACGGGAAAGTCTATCCTGGTGTAAGAGTCGCTGGTTTGAATTTAAGTGGCTTAAGCGAGGTTGAAGCAACTAAGGTTTTAGAGGAAAAGGCTTTAATGGTTGAGAAGGGTTTGGTTGTTGAATATTCAGACACTTCTTTACTTATTTCTGGAGAGATTAGTTCACTTGACCCGGATTTAGATGCTAGACTTTTTGATCTTAATACCAAAGAAACAGCTATGAGAGCTTATGCTATTGGTAGAGAGAAGAGTTTTTCCTCTAACTTAGCTGAAAAAGTTGATTCATTCTTAAGGGGTCGAGAGATGATTTTTATTGTTTCAACTAACCGAATTAGAATTTTAAAGGAACTTGAAGAAAGTTTTTCTCCTTATGAAGAGGTTCCGGTTAATGCTGGTATAGTTTTTAATGAAGATGAAGAGATTAATATAACCGAAGAAGTTAATGGTTTGGCTTTTGCCTATGATGAGATTATTACGGAAATAGTAAATAGGTTGGAAAATGCTCAGACAGATAATTTACTTCTTCAGCCTCAAGTTATTTATCCGGAAATTAGAAAAGATCAAATTGGAGATATTTCTTTGTTGGTTGAAGAACTTTTAGCTAAAGAAGCGGTAACGCTTAAGCATGAAAATCTTACCTGGAAAATTGAAAAGTCTTTAACTAAGAATTGGTTGGAACCAGGTATGGTTAATGGACAAATTGTACCTGTTTATGGACAAACAAAGATTATTGATTTTCTTGAAAAAGAAGTAGCTCCTAAAATAGATAAAGAGCCGGTTGAGGCTAAGCTTAATATAGATAATGGTAAGGTTTCTATTTGGCAGGCTGGTAGAGACGGAGCTATGCTTAATAGAGAAGTAACAGCCGATAACTTGGCGGCTACTGCTTTTGATCACCAAGAGGTTGTTGAAGCAACCGTTGAGGCTGTTGCTAATACTGTAACCAGCCAAAGCGCGGAGGAGTTGGGTCTAAGAGAGATTATTGGGACAGGTAGTTCTTCTTTTGCCGGCTCTCCGGCTAATAGGCGGCATAATATTAAAATCGGCGCCGATGCTTTAAATGGAATTTTACTTAAGCCAGGAGAAGAATTTTCTTTACTTAAGGCTTTAGGGGAAATAAGTGGTCGGACAGGTTATAAGACGGAATTGGTTATTAAAGGCAATAGAACCATACCGGAGTACGGGGGAGGTCTTTGTCAGATAGGTACCACTATTTTTAGAAGTACCTTTAATACCGGACTTCCGGTAACCCAAAGAAGAAACCATTCATACAGAGTTTCATATTATGAACCAGCTGGTACTGATGCTACTATTTATAACCCTGCCCCTGATTATAGGTTTGTTAATGACACACAAAACCATGTTTTAATACAGGCGAGATTTGAGGGAGATACTCTTCACTTTGATCTTTGGGGCACTAAAGATGGCAGAAAAGTGGAAGTAACTGATCCGGTTATTTATAATATTGTTCAACCAAAAGCCACTAAGATTATAGAAACCTTTGATTTACCGGAAGGACAAAGAGAATGTACCGAAAGAGCTCATGCCGGGGCTGATGCTTATTTTGATACTACAGTTACTTACGCAGATGGAACAGTTAGGCAAAAAAGATTTACCTCTCATTACGTACCTTGGCAAGCGGTTTGTTTAGTAGGGGCTAAAAGGCAAACAGAAGAACCTAAAGAAGAGGTAATTAATAATGAACCAGAACAACCCGAAGAACAAAATGAAAACCCGATATAA
- a CDS encoding Hsp20/alpha crystallin family protein: MKKLIDKISGVGRGSDSTKPTNQVVEPEHNWFSFGEEEGQLSVDIYQTEEDIVVISTIAGASAKDIDISLTDGILTIRGQREPEEAIPLDNYFYRECYWGRFARSIILPTEVKSEEVSASLHNGVLTVTLPKANPTTQTNIAVITRRED; this comes from the coding sequence ATGAAAAAATTAATTGATAAAATATCCGGTGTTGGTCGGGGATCTGACTCTACCAAGCCAACTAATCAGGTTGTTGAACCAGAACATAATTGGTTTAGTTTTGGAGAAGAAGAGGGGCAATTATCTGTTGATATTTACCAAACAGAAGAAGATATTGTAGTTATTTCAACCATTGCCGGAGCCTCGGCTAAGGATATTGACATTAGCTTAACTGATGGAATCCTAACAATTAGAGGACAAAGAGAGCCTGAAGAGGCGATTCCTTTGGATAACTATTTCTATAGAGAGTGCTATTGGGGTCGTTTTGCTCGCTCTATTATCCTCCCTACCGAAGTTAAATCTGAAGAAGTTTCAGCCTCCCTGCATAACGGAGTTTTAACTGTGACCCTACCTAAAGCTAACCCCACTACCCAAACCAATATCGCAGTTATTACCAGACGAGAAGACTAA
- a CDS encoding GspE/PulE family protein: MTNDTHSIEELIDSADQALDKDSPGALFAEKQQQIKVKDLERLAVSRAQSTGVPYIDLSSFPIGQEAIGLIEEEEAQRIGVVCFFFDGKNLRLAALDPFNQEVRAKLQELKAKYFVSSGEVYLVSRHSLDKALWHYKSVPKIKAAPAKVQITAQDLEKFKEEISDFKSLNEKINKVNMSDMLVLIIAAAIKVGSSDVHIEAEENGVAVRLRVDGTLQEAATIGKEKWKQVTARLKILSKVKINIENKPQDGRFTIKANDEDLVVRSSFLPTAYGESVVMRLLRLGAVSLPFNNLGLSERDQKILAEEIIKPNGMILVTGPTGSGKTTTLYSVLNQLNKPGTKIITLEDPIEYQLEGINQSQVEEEKGYTFSIGLRSVLRQDPDIVMIGEMRDIETAEIAVRAALTGHLVLSTLHTNDAAGVIPRLLDLGVHSYLLSPSINAIVGQRLVRRLCPHCKKKQELLPDEEAKLKKILAVISPKAGVDIPKDLSEIYKSIGCEKCNGLGYKGRVGIYEILTIDEKIKKLTADNAPAFKILEQAIENGMTTMLQDGVLKCLKGMTSLEEVYEVAGKMDYIEALYEVVVSQTIGRGIRITEEEMLVGEKIAANLSQDNATLITDLHTDRIAALIMAGAIKAEAGDVHIDPTEGGATIRYRVDGILQDIAKLGKDHYIALIGNIKNTAGLETHVHKPTFDGRFALYPPNEKMDCRISIISGGYGETAVIRLLARQAQSLELEELGMTSVSLKMVLGAVKKTKGIIITTGPTGSGKTTTLYSLINKLNKPDVKIITLEDPIEYNMPGIIQTQINTEEGYTFAAALRSLMRQNPNIIMIGEIRDDETAEIAIEAALTGHLVLSTIHANSAAGAISRFVGLGITKNLLSSSIECSIGQRLVRKLCPHCKKEVKATEEERARIKEEMNKITPETGLSLKEDTIFYGPGSCEQCGHIGYKGRVGIYEVIKMSPGMQRLIQDNNMTEAEIEKLALEEGSILMIHDGLIKAAAGETSLEEVFRVSS, from the coding sequence ATGACTAACGACACTCACTCTATTGAAGAACTAATAGATTCAGCCGATCAAGCTTTGGACAAAGATAGTCCAGGGGCTCTTTTTGCTGAAAAACAACAACAAATTAAGGTTAAAGACCTAGAAAGATTAGCGGTCTCCAGGGCCCAATCAACTGGAGTGCCTTATATTGACTTATCTAGCTTTCCAATTGGCCAAGAAGCTATAGGCCTAATAGAAGAAGAAGAGGCTCAAAGAATAGGGGTTGTCTGCTTCTTTTTTGATGGTAAAAATCTTCGCTTGGCCGCCCTTGATCCCTTTAACCAAGAAGTTAGAGCCAAACTACAGGAACTTAAAGCTAAATATTTTGTTAGTAGTGGGGAAGTTTATTTGGTTTCAAGACATAGTCTAGATAAAGCTCTTTGGCACTACAAGAGTGTCCCGAAAATCAAAGCAGCACCCGCCAAGGTACAAATTACCGCCCAAGATCTTGAAAAATTTAAAGAAGAGATTTCAGACTTTAAGAGCCTTAATGAAAAAATTAATAAAGTTAACATGAGCGATATGCTTGTCTTAATTATTGCGGCAGCTATTAAAGTCGGTTCAAGCGATGTCCATATTGAAGCGGAAGAAAACGGTGTAGCCGTTAGATTAAGAGTAGACGGAACCCTGCAAGAAGCAGCTACTATTGGTAAGGAAAAGTGGAAACAAGTAACCGCTCGTTTGAAAATTTTATCAAAAGTTAAAATCAATATAGAAAACAAACCCCAAGACGGACGATTTACCATTAAAGCCAATGATGAAGATTTAGTAGTTCGTTCTTCTTTTCTTCCCACCGCCTATGGAGAAAGTGTGGTAATGAGACTTTTAAGACTAGGGGCTGTTTCCCTGCCTTTTAATAATCTTGGCTTAAGTGAAAGAGACCAAAAAATCCTAGCCGAAGAAATAATCAAGCCAAATGGTATGATCTTGGTTACCGGCCCAACCGGTTCTGGTAAAACCACTACCCTTTATTCTGTTTTAAATCAACTTAATAAGCCAGGGACAAAAATCATTACCCTGGAAGATCCAATAGAATATCAGCTTGAAGGCATAAACCAAAGCCAAGTGGAAGAAGAAAAGGGTTATACTTTTTCTATCGGTTTACGTTCGGTTTTAAGACAAGATCCAGACATTGTTATGATTGGAGAAATGCGCGATATTGAAACAGCAGAAATCGCGGTTAGAGCTGCTTTAACCGGACACTTAGTCTTATCTACCCTGCACACCAATGACGCTGCTGGCGTTATTCCTCGTTTACTTGATCTAGGAGTACATTCATATTTATTAAGCCCCTCCATTAATGCTATTGTCGGCCAAAGATTGGTACGTAGACTCTGTCCGCATTGTAAGAAAAAACAAGAGCTTTTGCCAGATGAAGAAGCTAAGCTGAAAAAAATCTTGGCGGTAATCAGTCCTAAGGCCGGTGTTGATATACCTAAAGATTTATCTGAGATCTATAAATCCATTGGTTGTGAAAAATGTAATGGTCTTGGCTATAAAGGACGAGTTGGTATTTATGAAATACTAACCATAGACGAAAAAATTAAAAAGTTAACGGCCGATAATGCTCCGGCTTTTAAGATTCTTGAACAAGCTATTGAAAACGGTATGACCACCATGTTGCAAGACGGTGTTCTTAAGTGTCTAAAAGGTATGACTAGCTTGGAAGAAGTTTATGAGGTAGCCGGGAAAATGGATTATATTGAAGCGCTTTATGAAGTAGTGGTTTCTCAGACAATAGGTAGGGGTATAAGAATTACCGAAGAAGAAATGTTGGTGGGTGAAAAGATCGCCGCTAACTTAAGCCAAGACAATGCCACTTTAATTACCGATTTACATACCGATAGAATTGCTGCCCTAATAATGGCGGGCGCCATTAAAGCCGAAGCTGGCGATGTTCATATTGATCCAACCGAAGGAGGCGCCACTATTAGATATAGGGTGGACGGTATTTTACAAGACATAGCTAAACTTGGTAAAGATCATTACATTGCCTTAATCGGTAATATTAAAAACACCGCCGGATTGGAAACTCATGTCCATAAACCAACCTTTGACGGACGTTTTGCTCTTTATCCACCTAATGAAAAAATGGACTGCCGTATTTCCATTATTAGCGGAGGCTATGGAGAAACAGCAGTTATTCGTCTTTTAGCCAGACAAGCCCAGTCTCTTGAACTTGAAGAGTTGGGTATGACTTCGGTTTCCTTAAAAATGGTTTTGGGGGCGGTTAAAAAAACCAAGGGTATAATTATCACCACCGGACCAACCGGCTCTGGTAAAACCACTACTCTATATAGTTTAATCAATAAATTAAATAAACCTGATGTTAAAATTATTACCCTGGAAGACCCAATAGAATACAACATGCCAGGTATTATCCAAACACAAATTAACACCGAAGAAGGCTATACCTTTGCCGCTGCTCTAAGATCTTTAATGAGACAAAATCCCAATATTATCATGATTGGAGAAATTAGAGACGATGAAACAGCCGAGATAGCTATTGAAGCGGCTTTAACCGGCCACTTGGTCTTATCCACCATTCATGCCAATAGCGCAGCTGGTGCCATTTCCCGTTTTGTTGGTTTAGGTATAACAAAAAATCTTTTATCAAGCTCAATTGAATGTTCAATTGGACAAAGACTTGTTAGAAAACTTTGTCCTCATTGTAAAAAAGAAGTAAAAGCAACAGAAGAAGAAAGAGCTAGAATTAAAGAGGAGATGAATAAAATAACACCAGAAACCGGTTTGAGCCTTAAAGAAGATACAATATTTTACGGTCCTGGTAGTTGCGAACAATGCGGACATATTGGCTATAAAGGAAGAGTTGGTATATACGAAGTTATTAAAATGAGCCCTGGTATGCAAAGACTTATTCAAGATAATAATATGACAGAGGCAGAAATAGAAAAGCTAGCCCTAGAAGAAGGTTCAATTTTAATGATTCATGACGGTCTTATTAAAGCCGCTGCCGGAGAAACTTCTTTAGAAGAAGTCTTTAGAGTCTCTTCTTAA
- a CDS encoding aromatic amino acid transport family protein, with translation MTISRNYISSILLLVTAVIGVGMFALPYVATKAGLLSVLAFFIALGFVQHWLHKIYAEIILSTKQMHRLPGYAEKYLGKKSKKIVLLLSLLGGYGAMLVFTIVGGEFLYRLLNPLWGGGVILYTIALLLIRAAIMFMGFRWVTKAEVVLTGGLIGTILIVASLASKHGSMVDVALFNPDHFILAYGPVFFAVGGMVVINDICILLKNEQEKIKSALFWGLVVSISLMVLFVIIIISLSGGQTSPDALSGLEPYVSFITYGILLIIGLTASTTSFLATGEALEELYMWDFNISPKMAWLLVVPVPLILYMAEAHDLTKTVALVGAMSGGLLGAITLLIALKVKKKPERKSIINNKLTPLLARTVAIVFVIGLFYQLWEIFGT, from the coding sequence ATGACAATTTCGAGAAATTATATCTCGTCAATTTTATTGCTGGTTACGGCTGTTATCGGGGTCGGGATGTTTGCCTTACCTTACGTAGCTACCAAGGCCGGTCTTTTAAGTGTCTTGGCATTTTTTATCGCCCTAGGCTTTGTTCAACACTGGCTCCATAAAATATACGCAGAAATTATTTTGTCCACCAAGCAAATGCATCGTCTACCAGGTTATGCTGAAAAGTATCTTGGTAAAAAAAGCAAAAAGATAGTTTTGCTTCTTTCTTTGTTGGGTGGTTATGGTGCTATGTTGGTTTTTACTATTGTTGGAGGAGAGTTTTTATATAGGTTACTTAATCCTCTTTGGGGAGGTGGTGTGATTTTATACACCATAGCTCTTTTGTTAATCCGAGCAGCTATTATGTTTATGGGTTTTCGTTGGGTAACTAAAGCCGAGGTGGTTTTAACCGGTGGGCTAATAGGTACAATTTTAATAGTAGCCAGTTTAGCCTCTAAACATGGCTCCATGGTTGATGTGGCTCTTTTTAACCCGGATCATTTTATCCTAGCCTATGGACCGGTCTTCTTCGCGGTAGGTGGTATGGTGGTAATTAACGATATCTGTATTCTTTTAAAAAATGAACAAGAAAAAATTAAAAGTGCCCTCTTTTGGGGGTTGGTTGTTTCAATAAGTTTAATGGTGCTTTTTGTAATAATAATTATTAGCCTATCTGGAGGACAAACCAGCCCGGACGCCTTAAGTGGACTGGAGCCATATGTTAGTTTTATCACTTACGGTATTCTCTTGATTATAGGTTTAACGGCCTCCACTACCTCTTTTTTGGCCACCGGAGAAGCCTTAGAGGAGCTATATATGTGGGATTTTAATATTTCACCAAAAATGGCTTGGCTTTTGGTTGTACCTGTTCCCCTAATACTCTATATGGCCGAAGCCCATGACTTAACTAAAACCGTAGCCTTAGTGGGAGCTATGTCAGGTGGTCTTTTAGGGGCGATTACTCTTCTAATAGCCCTTAAGGTTAAGAAAAAGCCGGAAAGAAAATCCATAATCAATAACAAACTCACACCACTGTTAGCCAGAACGGTTGCAATAGTTTTTGTAATCGGTCTTTTTTATCAGCTATGGGAAATTTTTGGAACATAA
- a CDS encoding YfcE family phosphodiesterase, whose protein sequence is MKLAIMADLHDNKEYLRIFLNYCKKEKVETILCVGDITTQKVLVHIDKNIDCPMYYIAGNAEIFTDKEAKEQKLKNITYLGRTGIIELANKKIGLCHEPEFIEKLLKEKPDIIFHGHTHKPWLEKKNNSLIVNPGTLGGFSYQSTFAVWDTEKKEPELILSNLLEIV, encoded by the coding sequence ATGAAGCTAGCTATTATGGCAGATCTCCATGACAATAAGGAATATTTAAGAATTTTTCTTAACTATTGTAAAAAAGAAAAAGTAGAAACAATTCTTTGCGTAGGAGACATTACCACCCAGAAAGTTTTAGTCCATATAGATAAAAACATAGACTGTCCAATGTATTACATTGCCGGTAACGCCGAGATCTTTACAGATAAAGAAGCAAAAGAGCAAAAATTAAAAAATATAACCTATCTTGGTAGAACCGGTATTATTGAATTGGCTAATAAAAAAATAGGGCTTTGTCATGAGCCGGAATTTATTGAAAAGCTACTTAAAGAAAAACCAGATATTATTTTTCATGGACATACTCACAAACCATGGTTAGAAAAGAAAAATAATAGTCTAATAGTAAACCCCGGTACCCTAGGAGGATTTTCTTATCAATCAACCTTCGCCGTCTGGGACACAGAAAAAAAAGAGCCTGAGTTAATACTAAGTAACTTATTAGAAATAGTGTAG
- a CDS encoding HU family DNA-binding protein, whose translation MNKAGLIEKISEEINLPKKQVEDTIDKMLDIIMDELKKGNKINLVGFGSFESRVRHSRNGVNPQKPDERISIPEVRVAKFKTGKQLKESLK comes from the coding sequence ATGAACAAAGCAGGATTAATAGAAAAGATTTCCGAGGAGATCAATCTTCCCAAAAAACAAGTGGAAGACACCATAGATAAAATGCTAGACATTATCATGGATGAATTAAAAAAAGGTAATAAAATCAACCTGGTTGGTTTTGGTAGCTTTGAATCTAGAGTTAGGCATAGTCGTAACGGAGTTAACCCGCAAAAACCTGATGAAAGGATTTCCATTCCAGAGGTGAGAGTGGCTAAGTTTAAGACCGGTAAGCAATTAAAGGAGTCTTTAAAATAG
- the secG gene encoding preprotein translocase subunit SecG: protein MLDPLLIQVFQIVISILLVAVILMQNRGAGAGGIFGASDAVYRTKRGAEKILFRATIVLGILFFAVSATRLFA from the coding sequence ATGTTAGATCCACTTTTGATCCAAGTTTTCCAAATTGTTATCTCCATATTATTAGTGGCGGTTATTTTAATGCAGAACAGGGGCGCAGGTGCCGGTGGTATCTTTGGTGCTTCAGACGCTGTCTATCGGACTAAGAGAGGCGCAGAAAAGATTTTATTTAGAGCCACTATTGTATTGGGTATCTTATTTTTTGCTGTTTCAGCTACTCGTTTATTTGCTTAA
- the rplT gene encoding 50S ribosomal protein L20 has protein sequence MPRVKRGTTHVKKRRKLLQKVKGYKWGRKKLIKQAKTAVLKAGVHAYNDRRNKKRDRRALWQIKISAFVKERGLSYSKFMGLLKTANIALDRKILADLAVNNEKAFEAVIEKIKPKA, from the coding sequence ATGCCAAGAGTTAAAAGAGGAACAACCCATGTTAAAAAACGCCGTAAACTTCTTCAGAAAGTTAAGGGTTATAAATGGGGTAGAAAAAAATTAATTAAGCAAGCCAAGACCGCCGTTTTAAAGGCCGGTGTTCATGCTTATAACGATCGTCGTAACAAGAAGCGAGATCGCCGTGCTTTATGGCAGATTAAGATTAGCGCTTTTGTTAAAGAAAGAGGCTTGTCTTATTCAAAATTCATGGGCCTTTTAAAGACAGCCAATATTGCTTTGGACAGAAAGATTTTAGCCGACCTGGCTGTTAATAATGAAAAAGCTTTTGAGGCGGTTATTGAAAAGATTAAACCTAAGGCTTAA
- the rpmI gene encoding 50S ribosomal protein L35 — MPKIKTHQATAKRFTVTKTGNLRRRKAGQDHFNARESGKVVRNKRRDVMAHASDEKNIRSFMPYK, encoded by the coding sequence ATGCCAAAGATAAAAACCCACCAGGCCACCGCTAAACGTTTTACAGTTACCAAAACCGGTAATTTAAGAAGGCGCAAGGCCGGACAAGATCACTTTAACGCTAGAGAAAGCGGTAAGGTGGTACGTAATAAGCGCAGAGATGTTATGGCTCATGCTTCTGATGAGAAAAATATCCGCAGCTTCATGCCTTACAAGTAA
- the infC gene encoding translation initiation factor IF-3 encodes MRRTYRRPRNQDQGKKFNVNMNIKAPIVSLIDDDGEFKGEIEISKALAMAREAELDLVEVNPTAQPPIVRIIDFGQFKYERDKKAQKQKAHQKKSEIKGIRLSIRIGDHDLSVRREQAKKFLEKGNKIRIELIMKGREKQHPELGKQVVEKFFEDLSVQCPDFDLVIEEPLTRQGGKFTMIVANKQS; translated from the coding sequence ATGCGTAGAACATATCGCCGCCCGAGAAACCAGGATCAAGGCAAAAAATTTAATGTTAACATGAATATTAAAGCTCCCATTGTTTCTTTAATAGACGATGACGGGGAGTTTAAAGGTGAAATAGAAATTTCTAAGGCTTTAGCTATGGCCAGAGAGGCTGAGCTTGATTTAGTTGAAGTTAACCCAACCGCCCAACCACCAATTGTTAGAATTATTGATTTTGGACAATTTAAATACGAGAGGGATAAAAAAGCTCAAAAACAAAAAGCTCACCAGAAAAAATCTGAAATTAAAGGCATTAGATTGTCTATACGTATCGGAGATCATGATTTATCAGTACGTCGTGAGCAAGCTAAGAAGTTTTTGGAAAAAGGTAATAAGATAAGAATTGAACTTATAATGAAAGGACGTGAAAAACAGCACCCTGAATTAGGTAAACAAGTGGTTGAGAAGTTTTTTGAAGATTTATCCGTCCAATGTCCCGATTTTGACCTAGTTATTGAGGAGCCCTTGACAAGACAGGGTGGAAAGTTTACTATGATAGTTGCTAACAAGCAGAGTTAA
- the smpB gene encoding SsrA-binding protein SmpB has translation MSVLALNKRARYDYEIIETFKAGLVLSGPEVKAAKAGQASLKGSFVVLRQVKGGVEPYLLNSHIAAYRYAPKEGYETDRARKLLLKSREIAYLLGKQKEKGLTLVPLKLYTERSLIKVDFAVAQGKKKADKREDLKKRDLNRRLKGIRQSGLL, from the coding sequence ATGTCTGTGCTCGCCCTTAATAAAAGAGCCAGGTACGATTATGAAATAATTGAGACTTTTAAGGCTGGGTTGGTTTTAAGTGGGCCTGAGGTAAAGGCCGCTAAAGCCGGACAGGCGAGCCTTAAGGGGAGTTTTGTGGTTTTAAGGCAGGTTAAGGGTGGTGTTGAGCCTTATCTTCTTAACTCTCATATTGCTGCTTATCGTTATGCTCCCAAAGAAGGTTATGAGACAGATAGGGCTCGCAAGCTTTTATTAAAAAGTAGAGAAATCGCTTATCTTTTAGGTAAACAAAAAGAAAAGGGCTTGACATTGGTGCCTTTAAAACTTTATACTGAGAGGAGCTTGATTAAAGTTGACTTTGCGGTTGCGCAAGGTAAAAAGAAAGCGGATAAGCGTGAGGACCTTAAAAAACGGGACCTTAATAGACGCTTAAAGGGAATTCGCCAATCAGGCTTACTTTAG